One Defluviimonas sp. SAOS-178_SWC DNA window includes the following coding sequences:
- a CDS encoding GNAT family N-acetyltransferase, with amino-acid sequence MAERIMIRLALPGDAARLNAALRALSDDLGDTHRATEADIAAAGFGPDPAFRAVLALRRDDVVGVAVFSPIYSTTRARAGAYVSDLWVADLARGARLGPRLLAAVRDEAAVRWAVEFIRLAVYTDNPRAVAFYERMGFAARTGEVGMILEGAALEALGGET; translated from the coding sequence ATGGCGGAGCGCATCATGATCCGGCTGGCCCTGCCCGGGGATGCCGCGCGGCTGAACGCCGCCCTTCGGGCGCTGTCCGACGATCTTGGCGATACCCACCGTGCGACCGAAGCGGATATCGCGGCGGCGGGCTTCGGGCCGGACCCGGCATTCCGGGCGGTCCTGGCGCTTCGGCGGGATGATGTTGTCGGGGTCGCGGTCTTTTCGCCGATCTATTCGACGACGCGGGCGCGTGCAGGCGCTTATGTGTCGGATCTGTGGGTCGCGGATTTGGCGCGGGGCGCGCGGCTCGGGCCGCGGCTTCTCGCGGCGGTTCGCGACGAGGCGGCAGTACGCTGGGCGGTGGAATTCATCCGGCTCGCCGTCTACACGGACAATCCGCGCGCGGTGGCTTTCTACGAACGGATGGGCTTTGCCGCCCGGACCGGCGAGGTGGGGATGATCCTCGAAGGCGCGGCGCTGGAAGCATTGGGAGGCGAGACATGA
- the guaB gene encoding IMP dehydrogenase, which translates to MEIREALTFDDVLLVPAASKVLPSDADTSTFVTKSIRMNIPLLSSAMDTVTEARMAIAMAQAGGIGVIHRNLDLEAQAAEVSRVKRFESGVVYNPITLTPDQTLADAKALQERYNVTGFPVVDNGGRVVGIVTNRDMRFASDDKTPVKVMMTSDNLALLTEPADLDEAKSLMKARRIEKLLVTDGQGKLTGLLTLKDTEKAVLNPNACKDELGRLRVAAASTVGDAGFERSRALIDAGVDMVVIDTAHGHSEGVAKAVERVKALSNAVQVIAGNVATAEATRALIAAGADAIKVGIGPGSICTTRIVAGVGVPQLTAIMDAAGAAGDIPVIADGGIKYSGDFAKAIAAGASCAMVGSAIAGTDESPGEVILYQGRSFKSYRGMGSLGAMARGSADRYFQKDAASDKLVPEGIEGQVPYKGSASAVVHQLVGGLRAAMGYTGNATIAEMRQNCQFVRITGAGLKESHVHDVQITRESPNYRAI; encoded by the coding sequence ATGGAGATTCGCGAGGCTCTCACCTTCGATGACGTCCTTCTGGTTCCGGCTGCATCAAAAGTGCTGCCGTCTGATGCCGACACCTCGACATTCGTGACAAAGTCGATCCGGATGAACATCCCGCTCCTGTCCTCGGCAATGGATACGGTGACAGAGGCGCGGATGGCCATCGCGATGGCGCAGGCGGGCGGCATCGGCGTCATCCACCGCAATCTCGACCTGGAGGCGCAGGCCGCCGAGGTGAGCCGGGTGAAACGCTTCGAGAGCGGGGTGGTCTATAACCCGATCACCCTCACGCCCGACCAGACCCTCGCCGACGCCAAGGCGCTTCAGGAGCGCTACAACGTCACGGGTTTCCCGGTCGTGGACAATGGCGGCCGCGTCGTTGGAATTGTCACCAACCGCGACATGCGGTTTGCCTCTGACGACAAAACGCCGGTCAAGGTGATGATGACTTCGGACAACCTGGCGCTCCTGACCGAGCCGGCGGATCTTGACGAGGCGAAAAGCCTGATGAAGGCGCGCCGGATCGAGAAGCTTCTGGTGACGGACGGGCAGGGCAAGCTCACCGGCCTTCTGACTCTGAAGGACACCGAAAAGGCGGTTCTGAACCCGAACGCCTGCAAGGACGAACTCGGCCGTCTGCGCGTGGCGGCGGCCTCGACCGTCGGCGACGCGGGCTTCGAACGGAGCCGCGCGCTGATCGACGCGGGCGTGGACATGGTGGTGATCGACACCGCGCATGGCCATTCCGAGGGGGTCGCGAAGGCCGTCGAACGGGTGAAGGCGCTGTCGAATGCCGTACAGGTCATCGCGGGCAACGTCGCCACGGCCGAGGCGACGCGGGCGCTGATCGCCGCCGGGGCGGATGCGATCAAAGTCGGGATCGGCCCCGGCTCGATCTGCACGACGCGGATCGTCGCCGGTGTCGGCGTACCGCAGCTGACCGCGATCATGGATGCGGCGGGGGCGGCGGGCGACATTCCTGTCATCGCCGACGGTGGCATCAAGTATTCGGGCGACTTCGCCAAGGCGATCGCGGCGGGCGCTTCCTGCGCGATGGTCGGATCCGCCATCGCCGGAACCGACGAAAGCCCCGGTGAGGTCATCCTCTACCAGGGCCGGAGCTTCAAGAGCTATCGGGGCATGGGATCGCTCGGCGCGATGGCGCGGGGCTCGGCCGACCGCTATTTCCAGAAGGACGCGGCCTCCGACAAGCTCGTTCCCGAGGGGATCGAGGGGCAGGTGCCCTACAAGGGTTCCGCCTCGGCGGTCGTCCACCAGCTCGTCGGCGGCTTGCGGGCGGCGATGGGCTATACCGGCAACGCCACGATCGCCGAGATGCGCCAGAACTGCCAGTTCGTCCGCATCACCGGGGCAGGGCTGAAGGAAAGCCATGTCCACGACGTGCAGATCACGCGCGAAAGCCCGAACTACCGCGCGATTTGA
- a CDS encoding histone deacetylase family protein, with product MKAVLDERQRVHDPKMFMANGVRLPNPEQPARIDVLRDGAKEAGCRFVSPTDHGLGPIAALHSPEYLVFLETIHTRWSRIDGASDEVIPNIHPDRRTASYPRSATGQAGFHQADTSCPISAGTWEAAYWSAQTALSGAEAVIAGEPAVYALSRPPGHHAFADLAGGFCFLNNSGIAAEAFLRAGRRPAILDVDVHHGNGTQGIFYHRRDVLTVSIHADPVRFYPFFWGHAEERGAGEGLGYNLNLPLPRGTDDTAYLEALDTALAHIKVFGADVIVVALGLDAHENDPFKGFRVTTGGFARIAAKIAGLSVPILIVQEGGYLQPDLGANLTSFLSGMSV from the coding sequence ATGAAGGCGGTCCTTGACGAACGGCAGCGGGTTCACGATCCAAAGATGTTCATGGCGAACGGCGTCCGCCTGCCCAATCCCGAGCAGCCCGCGCGGATCGACGTGTTGCGCGATGGTGCCAAGGAGGCCGGGTGCCGCTTCGTGTCGCCGACCGATCACGGGCTCGGCCCGATCGCGGCGCTGCATTCGCCGGAATACCTCGTCTTCCTCGAAACCATTCATACCCGTTGGAGCCGGATCGACGGCGCGTCCGACGAGGTGATCCCGAACATCCACCCCGACAGGCGCACCGCCTCCTACCCACGCTCGGCGACGGGACAGGCGGGGTTCCACCAGGCCGACACGTCCTGCCCGATCTCGGCCGGAACATGGGAGGCCGCGTACTGGTCGGCGCAGACCGCGCTGTCCGGTGCAGAAGCGGTGATCGCCGGAGAGCCTGCAGTCTATGCCCTCTCGCGCCCGCCGGGGCACCATGCCTTCGCCGACCTTGCCGGCGGCTTCTGTTTTCTCAACAATTCCGGCATCGCGGCCGAGGCGTTCCTTCGCGCCGGCCGCCGGCCCGCGATCCTCGATGTGGACGTGCACCACGGAAACGGTACGCAAGGCATCTTCTACCATCGTCGAGATGTGCTCACGGTCTCGATTCATGCCGATCCGGTCCGGTTCTACCCGTTCTTCTGGGGCCATGCCGAGGAGCGGGGCGCTGGCGAGGGGCTCGGTTACAACCTCAACCTTCCGCTTCCGCGTGGGACCGATGACACGGCGTATCTGGAGGCGCTCGATACCGCGCTCGCCCACATAAAGGTCTTCGGAGCCGACGTGATCGTCGTGGCACTCGGCCTCGACGCGCACGAGAACGATCCCTTCAAGGGCTTTCGCGTTACAACCGGCGGCTTCGCCCGCATCGCTGCGAAGATCGCGGGTCTTAGCGTGCCCATCCTGATCGTGCAGGAGGGCGGATACCTTCAGCCCGATCTTGGCGCGAACCTCACGAGTTTCCTGTCGGGAATGAGCGTGTGA
- a CDS encoding 3-keto-5-aminohexanoate cleavage protein, with protein MSKIVITCAVTGSIHTPSMSPYLPVTPGDIASQAIGAARAGAAILHLHARAPETGRPSAAVEHYRAFLPAIRKGCNAIVNLTTGGSAMMTLDERLAAPLALRPEMCSLNMGSMNFALYPMLGKRTEWLHDWEEPFLRNSDDLVFKNTPRDIEGVLRQMGQERGARFEFECYDVSHLYMLRHFVDRGLVNGPIFIQFVMGVLGGIAAEPEHLDHLKATADRLFGDGFMFSVLAAGRQQMPMAEKAAAMGGHVRVGLEDNLFLSKGVLARSNAEQVERVREIVEALGRTVATPEDARAMLGLKGAEAVGF; from the coding sequence ATGTCGAAGATCGTCATCACCTGCGCCGTCACCGGCTCGATCCACACGCCGTCGATGTCGCCCTATCTGCCGGTGACGCCCGGCGACATCGCCTCTCAGGCGATCGGCGCGGCGAGGGCCGGTGCGGCGATCCTGCATCTCCATGCCCGCGCCCCCGAGACGGGACGTCCCTCCGCGGCCGTGGAGCATTACCGTGCCTTCCTGCCGGCGATCCGCAAGGGGTGTAACGCCATCGTCAACCTGACGACCGGCGGCAGCGCGATGATGACTCTCGACGAGCGTCTGGCCGCGCCCCTCGCGCTCAGGCCCGAGATGTGTTCGCTCAACATGGGCAGCATGAACTTCGCCCTTTACCCGATGCTGGGCAAGCGCACCGAATGGCTGCACGACTGGGAAGAACCTTTCCTGCGCAATTCCGACGACCTCGTCTTCAAGAACACGCCCCGCGATATCGAGGGGGTGCTGAGGCAGATGGGACAGGAACGCGGTGCAAGGTTCGAATTCGAGTGCTACGACGTGAGCCATCTCTACATGCTGAGGCATTTCGTTGACCGGGGGCTTGTGAACGGGCCAATCTTCATCCAGTTCGTGATGGGCGTCCTTGGCGGCATCGCGGCGGAACCCGAACATCTCGACCACCTCAAGGCCACGGCGGACCGGCTTTTCGGGGATGGCTTCATGTTCTCGGTCCTCGCGGCGGGGCGTCAACAGATGCCGATGGCCGAAAAGGCGGCGGCGATGGGCGGACATGTGCGGGTCGGGCTGGAGGACAACCTCTTCCTGTCCAAGGGCGTACTGGCGCGGTCGAATGCCGAACAGGTGGAACGGGTGCGGGAGATCGTCGAAGCGCTCGGCCGCACGGTCGCGACGCCGGAGGACGCGCGGGCAATGCTCGGCCTCAAGGGCGCGGAGGCGGTGGGGTTCTGA
- a CDS encoding GFA family protein: protein MTRHEGGCLCGAVRYATLSMPNRVTVCHCRFCQKATGSAYMVEPIFGAESFVVFSGSQKTYDQVSAGSGKVVHVHFCGDCGTKLWLSFERFPDAVGVYAGTFDDPCWFPIEPATSKHIFLGVARSDTIIPAGLPTFIEHATANDGTLREATIFETCHQIG from the coding sequence ATGACGCGCCACGAGGGAGGGTGTCTGTGCGGGGCTGTCCGCTATGCAACCCTTTCAATGCCAAACCGGGTGACCGTTTGTCACTGCCGGTTCTGCCAGAAAGCGACGGGTTCCGCCTATATGGTCGAACCGATCTTTGGTGCCGAGAGTTTCGTCGTGTTCTCCGGCTCTCAAAAGACTTACGATCAGGTTTCAGCGGGTTCCGGGAAAGTGGTCCACGTCCATTTTTGCGGGGATTGCGGCACGAAACTCTGGCTCAGCTTCGAACGGTTCCCGGACGCAGTTGGCGTCTATGCCGGCACATTCGATGATCCGTGCTGGTTTCCAATTGAGCCTGCGACCTCAAAGCATATTTTCCTGGGAGTTGCGCGTTCGGACACTATCATTCCCGCCGGCCTGCCAACCTTCATTGAGCACGCCACGGCAAATGACGGCACTTTAAGGGAGGCGACCATTTTCGAAACCTGCCACCAGATCGGGTGA
- a CDS encoding type 1 glutamine amidotransferase: MRVAVVENTRVSQLGQVGAALAEAGAEIATYRPFLDGTLPADMQAHDALVVLGGEQNALDDTLHPYLPALARLMRAYGEADKAVLGICLGAQILARGYGATNILGAATEFGWHRVRRTAAGASDPVLSAAGPVFPIFQWHSDTFTLPEGAVHLAENSAVANQAFRLGRAAYGTQFHFEANRSVVAEWTEAFPEAAEAMRPDWRRDHPAHAEAHGPEADAAGLALARAWVALI, from the coding sequence ATGCGCGTCGCGGTCGTCGAGAATACTCGCGTGTCACAGCTCGGCCAGGTCGGCGCGGCCCTTGCCGAGGCCGGCGCCGAGATCGCGACCTATCGGCCCTTCCTCGACGGAACCCTGCCGGCGGACATGCAGGCCCATGACGCGCTCGTCGTCCTCGGCGGCGAGCAGAACGCGCTCGACGACACGCTCCACCCTTATCTCCCCGCCCTCGCCCGCCTGATGCGCGCCTACGGCGAGGCGGACAAGGCGGTGCTCGGAATCTGCCTCGGCGCGCAGATCCTCGCCCGCGGATATGGGGCGACGAACATCCTCGGCGCTGCGACGGAATTCGGCTGGCACCGCGTGCGCCGCACGGCCGCGGGGGCAAGCGATCCGGTCCTTTCCGCGGCCGGGCCGGTCTTCCCGATCTTCCAGTGGCACAGCGATACGTTCACGCTGCCGGAAGGCGCCGTGCATCTGGCCGAAAACAGCGCGGTCGCCAATCAGGCCTTCCGCCTCGGCCGCGCGGCCTATGGCACCCAGTTCCATTTCGAGGCGAACCGGAGCGTGGTCGCGGAATGGACGGAGGCTTTCCCGGAGGCGGCGGAGGCGATGCGGCCGGATTGGCGGCGCGATCATCCCGCCCATGCCGAGGCCCATGGCCCGGAGGCCGACGCCGCCGGCCTCGCCCTCGCCCGGGCCTGGGTCGCGTTGATCTAG
- a CDS encoding DMT family transporter produces the protein MTQIHHPIAAAFWMLGSILGFSMIAVSGREIGADLDTFEMMFYRSLIGIVVVVTVVFATGRQGEIKADHLGLHALRNAVHFAGQALWLYALALIPLAQLFALEFSYPIIVALTAPIFLAERLTPTKLLAAVVGFAGILIVARPFGAGGLSVGLLSALLCALGFAGSAIVTKRLTRVATILCILFWLAVMQSAFGLILAGWDGKITLPGSATLPWVIVMGLSGLLAHFCLTKALSLAPASVVTPMDFLRLPLIGLVGMTLYAEPLDLWVFVGGAVIFAANWINVRSESRYCNITT, from the coding sequence ATGACCCAGATTCACCACCCGATTGCCGCCGCCTTCTGGATGCTCGGCTCGATCCTCGGCTTCTCGATGATCGCCGTGTCGGGGCGTGAGATCGGGGCGGATCTCGATACGTTCGAGATGATGTTTTACCGCTCGCTCATCGGGATCGTCGTGGTGGTGACCGTTGTCTTCGCCACTGGACGGCAAGGTGAAATCAAGGCCGATCATCTCGGCCTGCACGCGCTTCGCAACGCCGTCCATTTCGCCGGACAGGCCCTCTGGCTCTACGCGCTCGCGCTCATTCCGCTCGCGCAGCTCTTCGCGCTGGAATTTTCCTACCCGATCATCGTGGCACTGACCGCACCCATCTTCCTGGCCGAGCGGCTGACGCCGACGAAGCTCCTCGCAGCCGTCGTCGGGTTTGCCGGCATCCTGATCGTCGCGCGCCCCTTCGGCGCGGGCGGGCTGTCGGTCGGCCTCTTGTCCGCGCTCCTCTGCGCGCTGGGCTTTGCCGGATCGGCGATCGTCACGAAGCGGCTGACGCGGGTGGCGACGATCCTCTGCATCCTCTTCTGGCTTGCCGTGATGCAATCCGCCTTCGGGCTGATCCTCGCGGGATGGGACGGAAAGATCACCCTGCCGGGGTCGGCAACCCTGCCCTGGGTCATCGTCATGGGTCTCTCGGGCCTGCTCGCGCATTTCTGCCTGACCAAGGCGCTGTCCCTCGCCCCGGCGTCCGTCGTCACGCCGATGGACTTCCTCCGCCTGCCGCTCATCGGACTCGTCGGCATGACCCTTTATGCAGAGCCGCTCGACCTTTGGGTCTTCGTCGGCGGCGCGGTGATCTTCGCCGCAAACTGGATCAATGTGCGGTCGGAATCGCGATACTGCAACATCACAACCTGA
- a CDS encoding tellurium resistance protein, with translation MTFKPPAPTPPGLWRRVPPAIFPSIMGLFGLGLAWRRGAEVFVLPRGIAETILGAVALLFVFALLAYSVKLLRRPTVIVEELRILPGRSGVVTMVLSLYLLSMTLAPYATLLAEAILVAGFSTHAALVVLLVHQFVTGPAEQRRVTPVWHLSYVGFIIGALAATVFEFYILSLVLFIATALIAALIWSVSLEQVIKETVPAPLRPLLAIHLSPVALLGLVAAALELDAVAMGCAGVAALMVVAFVARLLWLTEAGFSALWGAFTFPLAATSSLWLTLGGIWRWPGGVMLVAATLIVPAIAFKVVRLWAGGQLAVKTNAAIA, from the coding sequence ATGACATTCAAACCTCCGGCGCCGACGCCCCCGGGCCTGTGGCGGCGCGTTCCTCCGGCGATCTTCCCGTCGATCATGGGGCTCTTCGGGCTCGGCCTTGCCTGGCGGCGGGGGGCGGAGGTCTTCGTTCTGCCGCGCGGGATTGCCGAGACGATCCTCGGTGCCGTGGCGCTTCTTTTCGTCTTCGCGCTTCTCGCCTATTCGGTGAAACTCCTGCGCCGGCCGACCGTCATCGTCGAGGAATTGCGGATCCTGCCCGGGCGGTCCGGCGTCGTTACTATGGTCCTGTCGCTCTATCTCTTGTCGATGACGCTTGCGCCCTATGCGACGTTGCTGGCCGAGGCGATCCTCGTGGCGGGCTTTTCGACCCATGCCGCGCTCGTCGTGCTTCTCGTCCACCAGTTCGTGACCGGACCGGCCGAACAGCGGAGGGTGACGCCGGTCTGGCACCTGAGCTATGTCGGTTTCATCATCGGCGCGCTGGCTGCGACGGTCTTCGAGTTCTACATCCTGTCGCTGGTGCTTTTCATCGCCACCGCGCTCATCGCCGCACTGATCTGGTCGGTGAGCCTGGAGCAGGTGATCAAGGAAACCGTGCCCGCGCCGCTCCGTCCGCTTCTCGCCATCCACCTGTCGCCGGTGGCGCTTCTCGGTCTCGTCGCCGCCGCCCTTGAGCTCGACGCGGTCGCGATGGGCTGCGCCGGGGTCGCGGCCTTGATGGTCGTTGCATTCGTGGCGCGATTGCTGTGGCTGACGGAAGCGGGGTTCAGCGCGCTTTGGGGGGCCTTCACCTTCCCGCTCGCCGCGACCTCCAGTCTCTGGCTGACTCTCGGCGGGATCTGGCGCTGGCCCGGCGGTGTCATGCTGGTCGCGGCGACCCTCATCGTGCCGGCGATCGCCTTCAAGGTGGTGCGGCTCTGGGCAGGTGGGCAGCTCGCCGTCAAGACCAACGCGGCGATCGCCTGA
- a CDS encoding ABC transporter ATP-binding protein: MSAVTLTDIVKRFGDYTAVHRMSLEIPQGSFVTLLGPSGCGKTTTLRMIAGLLDPSEGDIAINGKRVNDVPIHRRNLGLVFQNYALFPHRTVADNVAFGLRYRNVGKDEIRRRVAEALDLVQLPDLGLRYPKELSGGQQQRVALARAIVIEPDVLLLDEPLSALDANLREDMRVELKKIQQRIGVTTIFVTHDQTEALAMSDKIIVMSKGRVEQMGAPEEVYNTPASEFVATFLGASNILSATCTGADSEHVALDVPDLPPLSVPRSRAPAVTGAGPARLVIRAEKLDVLPADAAPDDRYAVAGSVETVDYQGQSARYFLRVGRHALQAINMIDTHPLPIGAAVSVRFRARDCAALPSEPRP; encoded by the coding sequence TTGAGCGCCGTCACCCTGACCGACATCGTCAAACGCTTCGGCGACTACACCGCCGTCCACAGGATGTCGCTGGAGATTCCGCAAGGCAGTTTCGTCACCCTCCTCGGCCCCTCGGGCTGCGGCAAGACAACCACGCTGAGGATGATCGCGGGGCTTCTCGACCCGAGCGAGGGCGACATCGCCATCAACGGCAAGCGCGTGAACGACGTGCCGATCCACCGGCGCAACCTCGGGCTCGTCTTCCAGAACTACGCGCTCTTTCCGCACCGGACGGTGGCCGACAACGTCGCCTTCGGCCTGCGCTATCGCAATGTCGGCAAGGACGAGATCCGCCGCCGCGTGGCCGAGGCGCTGGACCTTGTGCAACTTCCCGATCTCGGCTTGCGCTATCCAAAGGAACTGTCCGGCGGCCAGCAGCAGCGCGTGGCGCTCGCCCGCGCCATCGTGATCGAGCCGGACGTGCTTTTGCTCGACGAACCGCTCTCCGCGCTGGACGCGAACCTGCGCGAGGATATGCGGGTCGAGTTAAAGAAGATCCAGCAACGCATTGGCGTGACAACAATTTTCGTCACCCATGACCAGACGGAGGCCTTGGCGATGTCGGACAAGATCATCGTCATGTCGAAAGGCCGGGTGGAGCAGATGGGCGCGCCGGAAGAGGTCTACAACACGCCGGCGAGCGAGTTCGTAGCGACCTTCCTTGGCGCGTCGAATATTCTTTCGGCGACCTGCACCGGCGCCGACAGTGAACACGTCGCGCTCGACGTACCCGATCTGCCGCCCCTTTCCGTCCCGCGCAGCCGGGCGCCCGCCGTCACCGGTGCCGGTCCGGCGCGGCTGGTGATCCGGGCCGAAAAGCTCGACGTCCTGCCGGCCGACGCTGCGCCGGACGACCGCTATGCCGTTGCGGGCAGTGTCGAGACCGTGGATTATCAGGGCCAGTCGGCCCGCTATTTCCTGCGTGTCGGCCGCCACGCATTGCAGGCCATCAACATGATCGACACCCACCCCTTGCCCATCGGGGCCGCTGTCTCGGTGCGCTTTCGCGCGCGGGACTGCGCCGCCCTGCCCTCGGAGCCGCGCCCATGA
- a CDS encoding outer membrane protein transport protein produces the protein MGRVLLAAGALTMGATSSFAGGLERSAQSAAILFETGKYAEFSIGNVAPDVTGNLAGVFNSGNMLGSYTTFSLGYKQPLGDNLDLAVILDQPIGADVDYPTSATYPLAGTTAQLDSMAVTGLVRYKMPSNVSVFGGVRLEYVEGTVNIRTAPPVGPIPVSYTLQTDRDYQAGYIVGIAWEKPEIAARIALTYNSAITHSLEMRESSTVTPSSVIRQDVEIPQSVNLEFQTGIAADTLLFGSVRWVDWTAFVIDPPIYNAVYPPRPLVSYNSDRVTYNLGIGRKFNESWSGAVLVSHEPSNGDITGNLGPTDGYTSVGLAATYTYNNMKITGGVRYIEIGGATTTLGAQFKDNSGIGAGVRIAYSF, from the coding sequence ATGGGACGAGTTCTACTGGCGGCAGGTGCCCTGACCATGGGCGCGACGTCTTCATTTGCCGGCGGGCTCGAGCGATCGGCTCAGTCGGCGGCGATCTTGTTCGAGACCGGGAAATATGCCGAATTCAGCATCGGCAACGTCGCGCCGGACGTGACGGGCAATCTGGCCGGCGTGTTCAATTCGGGCAACATGCTGGGCAGCTACACCACCTTTTCACTCGGCTACAAGCAGCCGCTCGGCGACAATCTCGATCTGGCGGTCATCCTCGACCAACCGATCGGGGCCGATGTCGATTACCCCACCTCCGCCACCTATCCTCTGGCGGGGACCACCGCCCAGCTTGATTCGATGGCGGTGACGGGCCTGGTCCGCTACAAGATGCCGTCGAACGTCTCGGTCTTCGGTGGCGTCCGGCTCGAATACGTCGAGGGGACGGTCAATATCCGCACAGCCCCCCCAGTCGGGCCGATCCCGGTCAGCTACACGCTCCAGACCGACCGCGACTATCAGGCCGGCTATATCGTCGGCATTGCCTGGGAAAAGCCCGAGATCGCGGCACGGATCGCGCTGACCTACAATTCGGCGATCACCCATTCGCTCGAAATGCGGGAATCCAGCACCGTCACGCCGTCCTCGGTGATCCGGCAGGATGTCGAGATCCCGCAATCGGTCAATCTCGAATTCCAGACAGGGATCGCCGCTGACACGCTCCTGTTCGGGTCGGTCCGCTGGGTTGACTGGACCGCCTTCGTGATCGACCCGCCGATCTACAATGCGGTCTATCCTCCACGGCCCCTCGTCTCGTACAACTCGGATCGCGTGACATATAACCTCGGCATCGGCCGCAAGTTCAACGAATCGTGGTCGGGCGCGGTCCTCGTCAGCCACGAGCCGTCGAACGGGGATATCACCGGAAACCTCGGTCCGACGGACGGTTACACGAGCGTCGGGCTTGCCGCGACTTATACATACAACAACATGAAGATCACCGGCGGTGTGCGCTATATCGAGATCGGCGGCGCCACCACGACGCTCGGTGCGCAGTTCAAGGACAATTCCGGCATCGGCGCCGGCGTACGGATCGCCTACAGCTTCTGA
- a CDS encoding aspartate aminotransferase family protein, which produces MTQSHLFYQTDSRRPVLAEARGIYMWDVDGKRYIDGSSGAMVSNIGHSNPRVLDAMRRQMEKSTFGYRLHFETEPSEKLAAKVAGLTPEGMEKVFFVSGGSEAVESAIKIARQYAVTIGQSSRWKVISRAPSYHGSTLGALALTSYTPLTRPFEPMMQAMPKIPAPQAYLDGLDPGDPATGAHYAAMLEAKILEERPDTVLAFIHEPVGGASTGALVPPAGYMQAVRDTCDRHGVILIHDEVMSGGGRTGRFLGADHWGVAPDIIAISKGFGAGYAPLGAMIAHDRIVDPVLKAGGFMHGHTYAGNPLACAAGLAVLEEIEAGAMMENAAATGDLLKSRLGDLMQRYAFIGDVRGKGLLLAFELVADRQSMRPLPKALNAHSELVELAYQEGLIIYSRRTRDGTEGDHFLVCPPMITSADQVEEIMTMLTSALDRFAERVEPALKQSA; this is translated from the coding sequence ATGACTCAAAGCCATCTCTTCTACCAGACCGACAGCCGCCGCCCGGTCCTGGCCGAAGCCCGCGGGATCTACATGTGGGATGTCGACGGCAAGCGCTACATTGACGGCTCCTCGGGCGCGATGGTCTCGAATATCGGCCATTCCAATCCGCGCGTCCTCGATGCGATGCGGCGGCAGATGGAGAAGTCCACCTTCGGCTACCGTCTGCATTTCGAAACGGAACCGAGCGAGAAGCTGGCTGCGAAGGTGGCCGGGCTGACACCCGAGGGGATGGAGAAGGTTTTCTTCGTCTCCGGTGGCTCCGAAGCCGTCGAGAGCGCTATAAAGATCGCCCGGCAATATGCTGTCACAATTGGACAATCCTCGCGTTGGAAGGTGATCTCCCGCGCGCCGTCCTATCACGGCTCGACCCTCGGCGCGCTGGCGCTGACGAGCTACACGCCGCTCACCCGGCCGTTCGAACCGATGATGCAGGCGATGCCGAAGATCCCCGCGCCGCAGGCCTATCTCGACGGTCTCGACCCGGGCGATCCGGCCACCGGCGCCCATTACGCGGCCATGCTGGAGGCGAAGATCCTCGAAGAGAGGCCGGACACCGTTCTGGCATTCATCCACGAACCCGTGGGCGGGGCCTCCACGGGCGCCCTGGTGCCGCCGGCGGGCTACATGCAGGCGGTGCGCGACACCTGCGACCGCCACGGCGTGATTCTCATCCATGACGAGGTGATGTCGGGCGGCGGGCGCACGGGACGCTTTCTCGGTGCGGATCACTGGGGCGTGGCCCCCGACATCATCGCGATCTCGAAAGGCTTCGGTGCGGGCTACGCCCCCTTGGGTGCGATGATCGCCCACGACCGCATCGTCGATCCGGTCCTGAAGGCCGGCGGCTTCATGCACGGCCATACCTATGCCGGCAACCCGCTTGCCTGCGCCGCCGGTCTCGCGGTGCTGGAAGAGATCGAGGCGGGCGCGATGATGGAGAATGCCGCCGCGACCGGCGATCTTCTGAAATCGCGGCTCGGCGATCTCATGCAGCGCTATGCCTTCATCGGCGACGTGCGCGGCAAGGGTCTCCTTCTCGCGTTCGAACTGGTGGCCGACCGTCAGTCGATGCGCCCCTTGCCGAAGGCGCTCAACGCACATTCGGAGCTGGTGGAACTTGCCTATCAGGAGGGTCTCATCATCTATTCGCGCCGCACCCGCGACGGGACGGAAGGCGACCATTTCCTCGTCTGCCCGCCGATGATCACGTCAGCCGACCAAGTGGAGGAGATCATGACCATGCTGACCTCCGCCCTCGACCGCTTCGCCGAACGGGTTGAGCCGGCACTGAAGCAAAGCGCCTGA